From the Gammaproteobacteria bacterium genome, the window GGGAGACCTGCATAAGCTCTTTGTTATTGGTTGGGATGCGAAAATTCTAGCCGATTCGCGCGCCGTTTCGGATTTACAGTCCAGATTGTTACGACCAGTCATTTTATGTCGCACTGAAACTTGGCTCAGCTTTCCAGGATGACGCCCGCATCACTGTTCATGGCGCACACGGGCATGTGCTTGGAATTGCGTGCAAAGCCCGCGTGCCCTTCGCCATCCATCAGGATTAATCCGGCTTCGCCCCGGGTTTTCTCCTTGAAATACGCGAGCGCCTTGCGCGCGGCGGCCGCGGCATCCATGCCTTGTTCACATAGATAGGCGGCATGACGCGCCAGCGTAGTGCGCATGATGTCTTCGCCCAGACCCGTGCAGGACACCGCGGCATGCCCATCGGCGTAGGTGCCGCAACCGATGAGCGGAGAATCGCCCACGCGTCCTGGCAATTTGTCGAACACCCCGCCGGTAGAAGTAGCCGCGGCCAGATGTCCATGTACATCGAGCGCCACCGCACCGACAGTGCCGTGCTCCTTTTCCCAGTGCTCGCGCTGCGCCGGCACCACGAGGTCCTGCGGATCGCAGAGTTCAATGCCGTGCTGTAGGGCAAAGCGCTGCGCGCCCTCACCCATCAGCAACACGTGCGGGCTTGCCTCCATCACCGCACGCGCGAGCCTCACCGGATTGCGCACGCCGCTGACCGCAGCCACCGCGCCCGCCCTGAGTGTGGCGCCGTCCATGACCGCGGCGTCGGTTTCCACGCGCCCGTCGCGATTCAGGGTGGAGCCCCGCCCGGCGTTGAACAGCGGATTGTTTTCCAGTTCCACCACGGCCGCCTGCACCGCATCCAGCACACGGCCGTTGCCTTTCAGCACTGCGTAACCGGCTTCGGCCGCCGCGCGGCAACCCGCCAGGCGAGCGGGTATGCCCGCCGGGTCAATTTCACCTGCGCCGCCGTGGACAATGATGGCGAAGCTCATGCAGAGGATTCCTTGTCGGCTGAGTAATCCGAAGTGATCTCTATGTTGGAACGGCGATGCTGTGGGAGCGACGGTCCCGTGGGAGCGGTCGTCCCGACCGCGATAATTCTCGGAATCACGGCGAGTATCGCCGCTCCAACAATATCCGGATCATTCACCCTTGAAGATTTTCACTGTCACATGCC encodes:
- a CDS encoding isoaspartyl peptidase/L-asparaginase translates to MSFAIIVHGGAGEIDPAGIPARLAGCRAAAEAGYAVLKGNGRVLDAVQAAVVELENNPLFNAGRGSTLNRDGRVETDAAVMDGATLRAGAVAAVSGVRNPVRLARAVMEASPHVLLMGEGAQRFALQHGIELCDPQDLVVPAQREHWEKEHGTVGAVALDVHGHLAAATSTGGVFDKLPGRVGDSPLIGCGTYADGHAAVSCTGLGEDIMRTTLARHAAYLCEQGMDAAAAARKALAYFKEKTRGEAGLILMDGEGHAGFARNSKHMPVCAMNSDAGVILES